One part of the Salinivirga cyanobacteriivorans genome encodes these proteins:
- a CDS encoding nucleotidyl transferase AbiEii/AbiGii toxin family protein gives MSQFNAINIDVIKRIAHALGELNQRVVYVGGSVVSLYVNDPGADDVRPTQDIDLSLEITSLGELENLRQELAEKRFMQSPEDPVICRFRYQGIPVDIMATEEIGWAPANRWFKPGFKHLKLLELESELEIRILSLPYFLATKFDAYSSRGDNDPRTSKDFEDIIYVMDNNTNISQEILDAPNDVKEFLQVQIKSLLTNEMEEAVLSHLDPYTQSERYELLIKKLKKAIR, from the coding sequence ATGTCACAATTCAACGCCATCAATATTGATGTAATCAAAAGAATAGCCCATGCATTGGGAGAATTAAACCAACGAGTTGTATATGTGGGTGGATCTGTTGTCAGCCTGTATGTAAACGATCCGGGAGCAGATGATGTGCGACCAACGCAAGATATTGACTTATCGTTAGAAATAACATCGTTGGGTGAATTAGAGAATTTGAGGCAGGAATTAGCCGAGAAGCGATTCATGCAAAGTCCTGAAGACCCTGTAATATGTCGATTTCGGTATCAGGGTATTCCGGTAGATATTATGGCAACAGAAGAAATTGGATGGGCTCCGGCCAACCGTTGGTTTAAGCCGGGGTTTAAGCATTTGAAATTATTAGAGCTTGAATCTGAATTAGAAATACGTATATTATCATTGCCCTATTTTTTGGCAACTAAGTTTGATGCCTATTCCAGTCGGGGTGATAATGATCCACGCACAAGCAAAGATTTTGAGGATATCATATACGTAATGGACAATAACACGAACATTTCACAAGAAATATTAGATGCTCCCAATGATGTGAAGGAATTTCTTCAAGTGCAAATTAAGTCACTCTTAACCAATGAAATGGAAGAAGCTGTATTAAGTCATTTAGATCCTTATACACAATCAGAAAGATACGAACTATTGATCAAAAAATTGAAAAAAGCCATAAGATAA